Within the Clostridium scatologenes genome, the region AGGATGTAGCACTTTATTTGCATCAGGGAAATGGTGGAGTAGTTAATTCTTCTAGAGGAATACTACTTGCATACAAAAAGGTTGAAGATGGAGAAAAAAAATTACGCAGAATGTGCGAGAAAAGAAGCTATAAGAATGAGAGATGACATACTTAGTAAATTGAAAATTAATAGCTAAATCTATATATGATTAGTTATTTAAGGAAGAGAGAATGATTTATGGAAAAAGTAAAGATGAATTATTCAACTGAAAAAGTTTATGAAAATATTGAAATAGAAAATCCAGTATATAAATTAACTATTAAAGGCAAATTTAATGGTAAGCCAGGTCAGTTTTATATGTTGAAATGTTGGAACAAAGAGCCTATTTTATCAAGGCCTATAAGTATAAATCATATAGATGAGGAAAAAATAGTTTTTTTATATCAAGTAGTTGGTGAAGGAACTGAAATTTTAAGCAAGTTGAAGAAATCTGAAACTGTAGAAATTATGGGGCCACTTGGAAATGGATTTGACATAGATAATATAAAAGGAAAAGTAGCTATAGTTTCAGGAGGTATAGGAACAGCACCTATGCAGTATGTGGCAGAATCCCTTAAGGAGTGTAAGGTAGATTTGTACGCAGGATTTAGGGATAAAAGCTACATTATTGATGAATTTAAGGGAATTGTTGAAAATGTAAATGTATCAACTGAAACTGGAAGAGAAGGACATAAGGGATATATAACGGATATATTTAAACCTGAGCTTTATGATGTAGTCTTATGTTGTGGACCAGAAATTATGATGAATAAAGTAATTAAGCTTTGCAAAGATAAGAATGTAAAAGTTTATGTTTCTATGGAAAAACATATGGCCTGTGGTGTAGGTGCCTGTTTAGTATGTACTTGTAAAACAAAGCATGGAAACAAAAGAACCTGCAAAGATGGTCCAGTGTTTTCAGGGGAAGAACTTTTATAGAGGACAATTGACAGAGGACATAGGACAGTGAAAGTTGACTTCTTAATTAATATCGAGAATGGAGAATTAAGATGAATGTGAATATATGCGGAGTAGATTTGAAAAATCCAGTTATTGCTGCGTCAGGTACTTTTGGTTTTGGTGAGGAATATGCTAATTTTTATGATGTATCAAAATTAGGAGGAATATGTACTAAAGGTCTTACATTGAATCCTAAAGAAGGAAATGATGGTATAAGAGTATTTGAAACAAGAGGTGGAATGCTAAACAGTGTAGGACTTCAAAATCCAGGAGTTGATCATTTTATACAGTATGAACTTGAAAATATGAAAAAGTTTGATACAGCTATAATAGCCAATTTAGGTGGAGCAGCTATTGAGGATTATGTAAAAGGTGTAGAAAAGCTTAATAGTACTGATATAGACATACTAGAACTTAATATATCCTGTCCTAATGTTAAATCAGGAGGAATGGCTTTTGGAATTAAATCAAAAGTTGCTTTTGAAGTAGTATCTGAAGTTAAAAAGATTTGCAAAAAACCTTTGATGGTGAAGCTTTCACCTAATGCAGAGGATATAATAGATATGGCTTATAGATGCTGTGAGGCAGGAGCAGATTCTATATCACTTGTAAATACTTTTAAAGGTATGGCTATAGATATTAATAAAAGAAAACCTGTATTTGATAATATATCAGCAGGATTATCAGGTCCTGCAATAAAACCTATAGCACTTAGAATGGTTTATGAAGTTAGCAAAGCAGTAAATGTTCCTGTAATAGGACTTGGGGGAATAAGCAGCTTTAAGGATGCTATAGAATTTATTATGGCAGGTGCTACTGCAATTCAAGTTGGAACAGCAAATTTTATAAAGCCAGATATATGTTTAGATATTATAAATGGAATAAAGAATTATATGGAAAAAGAAAATATAAAAGATTTATGTGAAATAAGAGGAATTGTATAAAATTTCATGCATATGGAGGAATTTAAAATGGAAAACACAGATAAAATGGTTATAGATACATTGAAAGAAGTAGGTGCACTTTTAGAAGGACATTTTCTTCTATCTTCAGGAAAACATAGCAATAGGTATTGTCAGTGTGCAAAATTACTGCAATATCCTGATAAAGCTGCAAAAGTTTTAAAAGTAGTAGCAGATAAGCTTAAAGATGTAGATTTTGATATTATAGTAGGACCAGCTATGGGAGGCGTAGTTGTATCCTATGAATTAGCAAGACAAACAGGAAAGCCTGGAATATTTGCTGAAAGACAAGATGGAAAGATGACTATAAGAAGAGGATTTGAAATAAAAAAAGGACAAAAAGCTATAATATCAGAAGATGTTATAACTACAGGTAAGTCTTTTTTAGAAGTAGCAAATATCATTAAAGAGTTAGGTGGAGAAGTAGTAGGAATAATCTGTATAGTAGATAGAAGAGCAGAAGGGGTAGAAGTAGATTATCCTTTATATAGTGCTGTAAAGTTAGATATTAAAAGTTATGAAAAAGAAGAATGTCCTATGTGTAAAGAAGGTACACCATATGTAAAACCTGGCAGCAGGAATATTAAATAATTAACTAAACATTTTCTTTAATATATATTTTTAAAATTTTATTTTAGACCCCAGACTTTAAAAGTTTGGGGTTCGTTTTTTATAAAATACTTAGATTGAAGGGTTATTGACAACATGATATCTTTGTGATATTCTATGTATAAATATTAATAGTAATGAATAAAAATAAGTAAGATAAATTTAAAAATCAGCCTAAAATCAATTGAAAAGCAAATGACAAATTTCATTTTATACATAAATGCTGTATAAATTTAAGTTTAGAGTGAAATAGGCTTGAACCTTCTGTGCCATACAGGGGGCTTTATTTATAAAAAATTATAGAGGTGAATAGTATGAACGGATTATTATATTTAGAAGATGGTAGCATATATGAGGGAAAAGGTTTTGGTAAAAATGGAACTTCTGTTGGAGAGCTTGTTTTTAATACTTCAATAACGGGGTATCAGGAAATACTTACAGATCCATCCTATGCTGGACAGGTAATAACGATGACATATCCACTAATAGGTAATTATGGTGTAAATAGTTTTGAGGATGAATCTACTAAGGTACATGCAAAAGGTTTTGTGGTTAAAAATATATCAGATAATCCTTCTAACTACTTAAGCGAAAATACTGTAGATCATATGCTTAAAAAGATGAATGTAGTTGGAGTTTGTGATTTAGATACAAGAAGTATAACTAAGAAGGTAAGAAGTAAAGGGGC harbors:
- a CDS encoding dihydroorotate dehydrogenase electron transfer subunit encodes the protein MEKVKMNYSTEKVYENIEIENPVYKLTIKGKFNGKPGQFYMLKCWNKEPILSRPISINHIDEEKIVFLYQVVGEGTEILSKLKKSETVEIMGPLGNGFDIDNIKGKVAIVSGGIGTAPMQYVAESLKECKVDLYAGFRDKSYIIDEFKGIVENVNVSTETGREGHKGYITDIFKPELYDVVLCCGPEIMMNKVIKLCKDKNVKVYVSMEKHMACGVGACLVCTCKTKHGNKRTCKDGPVFSGEELL
- a CDS encoding dihydroorotate dehydrogenase, producing MNVNICGVDLKNPVIAASGTFGFGEEYANFYDVSKLGGICTKGLTLNPKEGNDGIRVFETRGGMLNSVGLQNPGVDHFIQYELENMKKFDTAIIANLGGAAIEDYVKGVEKLNSTDIDILELNISCPNVKSGGMAFGIKSKVAFEVVSEVKKICKKPLMVKLSPNAEDIIDMAYRCCEAGADSISLVNTFKGMAIDINKRKPVFDNISAGLSGPAIKPIALRMVYEVSKAVNVPVIGLGGISSFKDAIEFIMAGATAIQVGTANFIKPDICLDIINGIKNYMEKENIKDLCEIRGIV
- the pyrE gene encoding orotate phosphoribosyltransferase — its product is MENTDKMVIDTLKEVGALLEGHFLLSSGKHSNRYCQCAKLLQYPDKAAKVLKVVADKLKDVDFDIIVGPAMGGVVVSYELARQTGKPGIFAERQDGKMTIRRGFEIKKGQKAIISEDVITTGKSFLEVANIIKELGGEVVGIICIVDRRAEGVEVDYPLYSAVKLDIKSYEKEECPMCKEGTPYVKPGSRNIK